Proteins from one Bradyrhizobium amphicarpaeae genomic window:
- a CDS encoding IS701 family transposase, protein MDLDQGGDCEARFGKYVAGLGSVIGHADRTRQLRDYCTGLILPGERKSVEPMAARTAPARASAQHQSLLHFVADATWSDEDVLAKVRELVLPAIERSGPIEAWIIDDTSFPKQGKHSVGVHHQYCGQLGKQANCQVAVSLSIANRSASLPVAYRLYLSQEWAKDRVRRNKAGVPKEVKFKTKSQIALEQIRWACKAGLPRGVGLMDAAYGRDSQLRAGMTELGVPYVVSIVPTILMWAPGSGPRRMDKPMNNTGRRDEPDLISAKKVALGLPKQAWRTVTWREGSAEKLSSRFAHVRVRVGYNKLIPETSSPEWLLIEWPEGEAEPTRYWLSTLPETIDIQQLVDMAKLRWRIERDYQELKQEVGLGHYEGRGWRGFHHHATLCIAAYGFLIAEQAMIPPSGPRSVTPLQVPALPDDYRPRGSARAA, encoded by the coding sequence ATGGATCTCGATCAGGGCGGAGATTGCGAAGCGCGGTTTGGGAAGTACGTAGCGGGTCTTGGGAGCGTGATCGGTCACGCGGATCGGACGAGGCAGCTGCGTGACTACTGCACCGGCCTGATACTGCCGGGTGAGCGCAAGAGCGTGGAGCCGATGGCAGCGCGGACGGCACCGGCTCGAGCGTCCGCCCAGCACCAATCTCTGTTGCATTTTGTCGCCGACGCGACCTGGTCGGACGAGGATGTGCTCGCCAAGGTGCGAGAGCTTGTGCTGCCTGCGATCGAGAGGAGCGGACCGATCGAGGCGTGGATCATCGACGACACCTCGTTCCCCAAGCAAGGCAAGCATTCGGTCGGCGTACATCACCAATATTGCGGGCAACTCGGCAAGCAGGCCAATTGCCAGGTGGCAGTGTCGCTGTCGATCGCCAACCGCTCTGCCAGCTTGCCGGTCGCCTATCGGCTCTATCTTTCACAGGAGTGGGCCAAGGACCGTGTCCGACGGAACAAGGCAGGCGTTCCGAAGGAGGTCAAGTTCAAGACAAAGTCGCAAATAGCACTGGAGCAGATCAGATGGGCCTGCAAGGCCGGCCTGCCGCGCGGCGTTGGACTGATGGACGCGGCCTATGGCAGGGACTCGCAACTGCGCGCGGGCATGACGGAGTTGGGGGTGCCTTACGTGGTCAGCATCGTGCCGACCATATTGATGTGGGCCCCAGGCAGCGGCCCACGGCGGATGGACAAGCCGATGAACAACACGGGCCGTCGCGACGAGCCCGATCTGATCTCGGCCAAGAAGGTGGCGCTCGGTTTGCCGAAGCAGGCCTGGCGCACGGTGACGTGGCGCGAAGGCTCGGCTGAGAAGTTGTCCTCGCGCTTCGCGCATGTGCGCGTCCGCGTCGGGTACAACAAGCTGATCCCCGAGACATCATCGCCCGAATGGCTGTTGATCGAATGGCCGGAGGGCGAAGCAGAGCCCACCAGATACTGGCTCTCGACCTTGCCCGAGACTATCGACATCCAGCAGCTCGTCGACATGGCCAAGCTGCGTTGGCGCATCGAGCGCGACTATCAGGAGCTGAAGCAGGAGGTCGGACTCGGTCACTACGAGGGACGCGGCTGGCGCGGCTTCCATCACCACGCGACCCTGTGCATCGCGGCTTATGGGTTCTTGATCGCCGAGCAGGCGATGATTCCCCCCTCAGGACCTCGTTCCGTCACGCCGCTCCAGGTCCCTGCCTTACCCGACGATTATCGACCCAGAGGCTCTGCCCGCGCGGCCTGA